The region TCGCGTGCTCACCGCGGGTGACATGTCAGCGCTCACCGAAGAGGTTCTTGATCGCGTGCGGCAGCCAGGAGCGTCCACGCCTCCGTCAGGCTCTGGTTGATGAGGCGCGTCTCGCCACAGGTGCTCATGAAGTTGTGATCGCCGCTCCAGCGCGGCACGATGTGCTCGTGCACGTGATCGGCCACTCCCGCGCCTGCGCACTCTCCCAGGTTCCATCCCACGTTGAAGCCCGCGGGGCGCATCACCTGACGCAGAATGCCGATCCAGCGCTGGGTGAGATGGCTGATCTCGGCGAGGGTCGTGGGGTCGAGCGCGGTGAACTCGCCCTCATGGTGATTGGGCGCAACGAGCAGATGGCCATTGGTGTACGGGT is a window of Pseudomonadota bacterium DNA encoding:
- a CDS encoding HIT domain-containing protein produces the protein MTERLWAPWRIGFLVGPKSPGCFMCDAVARGRDGDTETLVLERGQHAFVIMNRYPYTNGHLLVAPNHHEGEFTALDPTTLAEISHLTQRWIGILRQVMRPAGFNVGWNLGECAGAGVADHVHEHIVPRWSGDHNFMSTCGETRLINQSLTEAWTLLAAARDQEPLR